In one Pseudomonas sp. SCA2728.1_7 genomic region, the following are encoded:
- a CDS encoding CbtA family protein, with protein sequence MIKRIAQTAGFTGLLAALLLTLLQSFWVSPLILQAETFEKSEPVAVHEHAAGVAAHTHDAEAWEPEDGWQRVVSTTGGNLVVAVGFALMLAGLYTLRAPTKTSQGLLWGLAGYATFVLAPTMGLPPELPGTAAADLASRQMWWIGTAASTAVGLSLIAFSRHWLMKILGVAILAVPHVIGAPQPEVHSMLAPEALEAQFKIASQLTNVAFWLALGLISAWLFRRKSDGQYHA encoded by the coding sequence ATGATCAAGCGTATTGCGCAAACCGCAGGTTTCACCGGTCTGCTGGCCGCCCTGCTCCTCACCCTGCTGCAAAGCTTTTGGGTCTCGCCGCTGATTCTGCAGGCGGAAACCTTCGAGAAGTCCGAGCCGGTGGCGGTTCACGAACACGCCGCTGGCGTGGCTGCGCACACCCACGACGCCGAAGCCTGGGAGCCGGAAGACGGCTGGCAGCGCGTGGTCTCGACCACAGGCGGCAATCTGGTGGTTGCGGTGGGTTTCGCCCTGATGCTCGCGGGCCTCTACACCCTGCGCGCACCGACCAAAACCTCGCAAGGCTTGCTCTGGGGCCTGGCTGGTTACGCGACATTCGTACTGGCACCGACGATGGGCCTGCCACCCGAATTGCCGGGCACTGCCGCTGCTGATCTGGCTTCACGCCAGATGTGGTGGATCGGCACCGCCGCTTCGACCGCTGTCGGCCTGTCGCTGATTGCATTCAGCCGCCACTGGCTGATGAAAATCCTCGGCGTGGCCATCCTCGCCGTGCCGCACGTGATCGGCGCACCGCAGCCGGAAGTGCATTCGATGCTCGCGCCGGAGGCATTGGAAGCCCAGTTCAAAATCGCTTCGCAGTTGACCAACGTGGCGTTCTGGCTGGCCCTGGGCCTGATCAGCGCCTGGTTGTTCCGCCGCAAAAGCGATGGTCAATACCACGCATGA
- a CDS encoding IS4 family transposase, which produces MAKLALEQAIAPEWVDQVFEEHRQRQYSRELLFSTIIKLMSLVSLGLKPSLHAAARQLEDLPVSLAALYDKISRTEPALLRALVTGCAQRLTPTIKELGCTTMLPGWQVRVVDGNHLASTEKRLGALRHERGAARPGFSVVAYDPDLDQVIDLQACEDAYASERVCVLPLLADAEPGQVWLADRLYCTLPVMEACEQAQTSFVIRQQAKHPRLIQEGEWQEPVPVETGTVREQIIQVRGGYQCRRVELTLHSPTDSGDSSLMFWSNLPQSVSAQQIAELYRRRWSIEGMFQRLEAILESEIETLGSPKAALLGFATAVLAYNVLAVLKRSVEQAHRETQPEGWEASIYHLAVQVRSGYEGMQIALPSEYLPVVPLEQLAQRLLELARNIQPKQVAKSPRGPKVPKPKTWVQGTAVHAHVSTDRVIKAAKTKRP; this is translated from the coding sequence ATGGCTAAATTGGCTCTGGAGCAGGCTATTGCCCCTGAGTGGGTCGATCAGGTTTTCGAAGAGCATCGGCAACGGCAGTATTCTCGTGAGCTGCTGTTCTCGACCATCATCAAGCTGATGTCCCTTGTTTCATTGGGCCTGAAGCCATCCCTGCACGCCGCCGCGCGGCAACTGGAAGATCTTCCTGTCAGTTTGGCGGCTCTCTACGACAAGATCAGTCGTACCGAGCCGGCGCTGTTGCGCGCCCTGGTTACGGGCTGCGCTCAACGCCTGACTCCAACCATAAAAGAGCTGGGTTGCACGACGATGCTGCCGGGTTGGCAGGTTCGGGTAGTGGACGGTAATCACTTGGCATCCACTGAGAAACGTCTGGGAGCTTTACGTCACGAGCGCGGCGCCGCTCGTCCCGGTTTTTCGGTGGTGGCCTACGACCCCGACCTCGATCAGGTCATCGACCTTCAGGCGTGTGAGGATGCCTACGCAAGCGAGCGTGTTTGCGTGCTGCCGCTGTTGGCTGATGCCGAGCCGGGCCAAGTGTGGTTGGCTGATCGACTCTATTGCACGCTCCCGGTCATGGAAGCTTGTGAGCAGGCCCAGACCTCCTTTGTCATTCGCCAGCAAGCCAAGCATCCACGCTTGATTCAAGAAGGTGAGTGGCAAGAGCCGGTGCCTGTGGAAACAGGCACTGTGCGTGAGCAGATCATCCAGGTCAGAGGCGGTTACCAATGTCGGCGTGTCGAACTGACGCTTCATTCGCCAACGGACTCGGGAGACAGCAGCTTGATGTTCTGGAGCAACCTACCCCAAAGCGTCAGTGCACAGCAGATCGCAGAGCTCTATCGCCGCCGCTGGAGCATTGAAGGTATGTTCCAGCGACTGGAAGCGATTCTGGAAAGTGAAATCGAAACCCTTGGCAGCCCAAAGGCTGCCTTGCTCGGGTTCGCCACTGCGGTATTGGCCTACAACGTCCTGGCCGTCCTCAAACGAAGTGTCGAGCAAGCTCACCGGGAGACTCAGCCTGAAGGATGGGAAGCCTCCATCTATCACTTGGCGGTTCAGGTCAGGAGTGGTTATGAGGGAATGCAGATTGCGCTGCCCTCGGAATATCTTCCCGTTGTCCCTCTGGAGCAACTGGCCCAACGCTTGTTGGAGCTGGCCAGAAACATCCAGCCCAAACAAGTTGCGAAAAGCCCCCGCGGCCCCAAGGTGCCTAAACCCAAGACATGGGTTCAAGGTACAGCGGTCCATGCTCATGTCTCAACGGACAGAGTTATCAAGGCTGCCAAAACGAAAAGACCTTGA
- the cobM gene encoding precorrin-4 C(11)-methyltransferase, translating to MTVYFIGAGPGDPELITVKGQRLIRSCPVIIYAGSLVPAAVLDGHQAETVVNSAELHLEQIIDLIKTAHAKGQDVARVHSGDPSLYGAIGEQIRYLRELNIPFEIIPGVTATAACAALLGAELTLPDVSQSVILTRYADKTAMPAGEELGSLAQHGATMAIHLGVNHLQKILAELLPHYGADCPIAVIHRATWPDQDWVVGTLANIAGKVEAKGFRRTALILVGRVLGSEVFSESSLYRAGHAHLYRP from the coding sequence ATGACCGTCTACTTCATCGGCGCCGGCCCCGGCGACCCGGAACTGATCACCGTCAAAGGCCAGCGGCTGATCCGCAGTTGCCCGGTGATTATCTATGCAGGCTCGCTGGTGCCGGCGGCGGTGCTCGACGGCCATCAAGCCGAGACGGTGGTCAACAGCGCTGAACTGCATCTGGAGCAGATCATCGACCTGATCAAGACCGCGCATGCCAAGGGCCAGGATGTGGCGCGGGTGCACTCCGGCGACCCGAGTCTGTACGGTGCGATTGGTGAGCAGATTCGTTACCTGCGTGAGCTGAATATTCCGTTCGAGATCATTCCCGGGGTGACGGCGACGGCAGCCTGTGCGGCGTTGCTAGGTGCGGAACTGACCCTGCCGGACGTCTCGCAAAGCGTGATTCTGACCCGTTACGCCGACAAGACCGCCATGCCGGCAGGCGAAGAACTCGGCAGTCTGGCGCAGCATGGCGCGACCATGGCGATTCATCTGGGCGTCAACCATCTGCAGAAGATTCTGGCGGAACTGCTGCCGCATTACGGCGCGGACTGCCCGATTGCGGTGATTCACCGGGCGACGTGGCCGGATCAGGATTGGGTGGTGGGGACGCTGGCGAATATCGCTGGGAAGGTCGAGGCCAAAGGGTTTCGGCGTACGGCGTTGATTCTGGTTGGGCGCGTTTTGGGCAGTGAGGTGTTTAGCGAGTCATCGCTGTATCGCGCCGGGCATGCTCATCTCTATCGCCCATAA
- a CDS encoding CbtB domain-containing protein has protein sequence MSIISSTGSNTDKISSTATLSQRLTAAIFASILGASLVYFAGFSHIEAVHNAAHDTRHSAAFPCH, from the coding sequence ATGTCGATCATCAGCAGCACCGGCAGCAACACGGACAAAATTTCCAGCACCGCCACCCTGAGCCAACGCCTGACCGCCGCGATCTTCGCGTCGATCCTTGGTGCCAGCCTGGTCTACTTCGCCGGTTTCTCGCACATCGAAGCGGTGCACAACGCCGCCCACGATACCCGCCACAGCGCCGCGTTCCCGTGCCACTGA
- a CDS encoding cobalamin biosynthesis protein: MTDDSTAPTFVVGLGCQRGCPASTLRALLDQALQAHRIDLEAVKALASIDLKRDEPGLQELAAQLALPLLYFSSEELASYQQRLSHHSQIAYERTGCYGVAESAALALAEQLIQAPAKLLISRQKYAQATLALAGAA; encoded by the coding sequence ATGACCGATGACAGCACAGCGCCGACCTTTGTAGTCGGCCTGGGCTGCCAGCGCGGCTGCCCGGCCAGCACGCTGCGCGCACTACTCGATCAGGCGTTGCAGGCACATCGCATCGACCTTGAAGCGGTCAAGGCCTTGGCCAGCATCGACTTGAAGCGCGATGAACCGGGTCTGCAAGAACTTGCTGCACAACTGGCCCTGCCCTTGCTGTACTTCAGCAGCGAGGAATTGGCCAGTTATCAGCAACGACTCAGCCACCATTCGCAGATCGCCTACGAACGCACCGGTTGCTACGGCGTGGCGGAAAGTGCAGCGTTAGCACTCGCCGAACAGTTGATCCAGGCACCGGCAAAACTGCTGATTTCCCGGCAAAAATACGCTCAGGCCACGTTGGCATTGGCCGGCGCAGCGTAA